One Ananas comosus cultivar F153 linkage group 1, ASM154086v1, whole genome shotgun sequence DNA window includes the following coding sequences:
- the LOC109713174 gene encoding respiratory burst oxidase homolog protein A-like isoform X1, producing the protein MRGSTTKHDDGGVWGSDPVPARRALSADSSPISSARRRSLLIGNDDDDEEEEEEEELVEVTLDLRDDDTLVLRSVAPAAPATATTTTTPPPMFAMRRSASHHRLLLRRFSRELRARQVPLDLKAELLRFSRNLGLRLRGRAGAGAGVVGAGGGGGGAAVEAALAARAARRERAMAARERARDRARAGAARGAIRGLRFISRSRADAWGEVEGSFEKLARDGFLSRSDFAQCIGMMESKEFASELFDTLMRRKGMKKEKVSKDELWEMWSQITDQSFDSRLQIFFDMVDKNADGRVTEGEVKEIIMLSASANKLSRLKEQAEEYAALIMEELDPEALGYIELWQLETLLLQKDTYLNYSQALSYTSQALSQNLVGLTGKGPIHILSTKLGYYLEDNWKRLWVLTLWIAVMVALFTWKFIQYRNRYAFQVMGYCLATAKGAAETLKLNMALILLPVCRNTITWLRSTSASRVLPFDDNINFHKTIAAAIVVGIILHAGNHLSCDFPRLISSSPDMYFPLSKDFGPTRPTYTELISGPEGITGILMVLCMAVAFTLATRWFRRSIVKFPKPFDKLTGFNAFWYSHHLFVIVYILFIIHGQFLYLVHHWYLKSTWMYLAVPVSLYAGERILRSLRSSYYSVRLLKVAIYPGNVLTLQMSKPPAFRYESGQYMYVQCPAVSPFEWHPFSITSAPSDSYLSVHIRQLGDWTRELKRVFAEACEPAAAEKSGLLRVDGTTKRSVPKLLIDGPFGAPAQDYKNYDVLLLVGLGIGATPFISILKDLLNNIVKTEEEEDAISDVHPNHGDTDLATVVRTPTKPKRNLKTTNAYFYWVTREQGSFDWFKGVMNEVAELDQRGVIEMHNYLTSVYEEGDARSALITMISALNHAKNGVDIVSGTRVRTHFGRPRWKKVFSKTCSKHPLAKIGVFYCGAPVLAQELGRLCYEFNQKGTTKFEFHKEHF; encoded by the exons ATGAGGGGATCGACGACGAAGCACGACGATGGTGGTGTGTGGGGATCGGATCCGGTCCCCGCGCGAAGGGCGCTGAGCGCCGATTCGTCGCCGATCTCgtcggcgaggaggaggagcctcCTCATCggcaacgacgacgacgacgaggaggaggaggaggaggaggagctcgtGGAGGTCACCCTCGACCTCCGCGACGACGACACCCTCGTCCTCCGCAGCGTCGCCCCCGCCGccccggcgacggcgacgacgacgacgacgcctccgCCGATGTTCGCGATGCGGCGAAGCGCTTCGCaccaccgcctcctcctccgccgcttctCGCGGGAGCTGCGCGCGAGGCAGGTCCCGCTCGACCTCAAGGCGGAGCTGCTCCGCTTCTCCCGCAACCTCGGCCTTCGCCTCCGCGgccgcgccggcgccggcgccggcgtcgtcggcgccggcggaggcggaggcggcgcggcggtggaggcggcgCTGGCGGCGCGCGCGGCGCGGCGCGAGCGGGCGATGGCGGCGCGGGAGCGGGCGCGGGATCGGGCGCGCGCGGGGGCGGCGCGCGGCGCGATCCGCGGGCTCCGGTTCATCAGCCGGAGCCGCGCCGACGCGTGGGGCGAGGTCGAGGGAAGCTTCGAGAAGCTCGCGCGCGACGGGTTCCTCTCCCGCTCCGATTTCGCTCAATGCATCG GAATGATGGAATCGAAGGAGTTCGCGTCGGAGTTATTCGACACGCTGATGCGGAGGAAGGggatgaagaaggagaaggtgaGCAAAGATGAGCTCTGGGAGATGTGGTCGCAGATCACCGACCAAAGCTTCGACTCTCGCCTCCAAATCTTCTTTGACAT GGTGGATAAGAACGCGGATGGGCGGGTAACAGAGGGGGAAGTTAAAGAG ATAATAATGCTTAGCGCCTCGGCCAATAAGCTGTCGAGGCTCAAAGAACAAGCCGAGGAATACGCAGCTCTAATCATGGAGGAGTTGGATCCCGAAGCACTCGGCTACATCGAG TTATGGCAACTGGAAACTCTCTTGCTGCAAAAGGACACATACCTGAACTACAGCCAAGCTCTGAGCTACACAAGCCAAGCACTTAGCCAGAACTTGGTGGGACTAACAGGGAAGGGCCCTATTCACATTCTAAGCACAAAGCTCGGTTACTACTTGGAGGACAATTGGAAGCGCCTGTGGGTGCTGACACTATGGATCGCGGTTATGGTGGCGCTTTTCACGTGGAAGTTCATCCAGTATCGGAACCGATACGCATTCCAGGTGATGGGGTACTGCTTGGCCACTGCGAAAGGCGCTGCAGAGACATTGAAGCTCAACATGGCCCTCATTCTCCTTCCCGTGTGCCGGAACACCATTACTTGGTTGCGGTCAACCAGTGCTTCTCGCGTTTTGCCTTTCGATGATAACATCAACTTCCACAAG ACCATTGCAGCGGCAATTGTGGTTGGAATAATCCTTCACGCCGGTAACCACCTCTCCTGCGACTTCCCTAGGCTCATCTCCTCCTCTCCTGACATGTACTTTCCCCTCTCCAAAGACTTCGGTCCGACAAGGCCCACGTACACGGAGCTCATCAGCGGTCCAGAAGGCATAACCGGGATCCTCATGGTCCTATGCATGGCGGTGGCATTCACTCTCGCCACACGTTGGTTCCGACGTAGCATAGTAAAGTTTCCTAAGCCTTTTGACAAACTGACCGGATTCAATGCATTCTGGTACTCGCACCACCTGTTTGTAATTGTCTACATTCTATTCATCATTCATGGACAGTTTCTCTACCTTGTCCACCATTGGTACCTGAAATCA ACCTGGATGTATCTTGCTGTTCCTGTTTCTCTGTATGCAGGGGAGAGGATCCTAAGAAGCCTCCGATCTAGCTATTATTCCGTTCGCCTGCTAAAG GTTGCTATATACCCTGGTAATGTTTTGACATTGCAAATGTCTAAGCCTCCGGCATTTCGCTACGAGAGTGGACAGTATATGTATGTTCAGTGCCCTGCAGTTTCACCCTTCGAATG GCATCCTTTCTCAATAACTTCAGCGCCAAGTGATAGCTATCTCAGTGTTCACATCCGACAATTAGGAGATTGGACACGAGAGCTCAAGCGGGTCTTTGCAGAGGCTTGTGAacccgcggcggcggagaaaaGTGGCCTCCTTAGAGTGGATGGCACTACCAAGAGAAG CGTACCAAAGCTCTTGATCGACGGGCCTTTTGGTGCACCAGCTCAGGACTACAAGAACTATGATGTGTTACTACTCGTCGGACTAGGAATCGGAGCAACGCCTTTCATCAGCATATTGAAAGATCTGCTTAACAACATTGTGAAAACAGAGGAGGAAGAA GATGCTATATCAGATGTTCATCCGAATCACGGAGATACTGATCTGGCCACAGTTGTGAGGACTCCAACAAAACCAAAGCGAAATCTCAAGACGACGAATGCGTATTTCTACTGGGTAACACGCGAACAAGGCTCTTTCGATTGGTTTAAGGGAGTTATGAATGAGGTTGCTGAATTAGATCAAAGG GGCGTAATCGAGATGCACAACTATCTGACAAGCGTGTACGAAGAAGGGGATGCTCGATCTGCGCTAATAACCATGATTTCAGCTCTCAACCACGCGAAGAATGGTGTAGATATAGTCTCTGGAACCAGA GTACGAACGCATTTTGGGAGGCCCAGATGGAAGAAGGTTTTCTCCAAAACATGCTCTAAGCACCCATTAGCCAAGATTG GAGTATTCTACTGCGGAGCCCCAGTACTGGCGCAAGAACTAGGCAGACTTTGCTATGAGTTCAATCAAAAAGGCACCACCAAATTTGAATTCCACAAGGAGCATTTCTAA
- the LOC109713174 gene encoding respiratory burst oxidase homolog protein A-like isoform X2, whose translation MRGSTTKHDDGGVWGSDPVPARRALSADSSPISSARRRSLLIGNDDDDEEEEEEEELVEVTLDLRDDDTLVLRSVAPAAPATATTTTTPPPMFAMRRSASHHRLLLRRFSRELRARQVPLDLKAELLRFSRNLGLRLRGRAGAGAGVVGAGGGGGGAAVEAALAARAARRERAMAARERARDRARAGAARGAIRGLRFISRSRADAWGEVEGSFEKLARDGFLSRSDFAQCIGMMESKEFASELFDTLMRRKGMKKEKVSKDELWEMWSQITDQSFDSRLQIFFDMVDKNADGRVTEGEVKEIIMLSASANKLSRLKEQAEEYAALIMEELDPEALGYIELWQLETLLLQKDTYLNYSQALSYTSQALSQNLVGLTGKGPIHILSTKLGYYLEDNWKRLWVLTLWIAVMVALFTWKFIQYRNRYAFQVMGYCLATAKGAAETLKLNMALILLPVCRNTITWLRSTSASRVLPFDDNINFHKTIAAAIVVGIILHAGNHLSCDFPRLISSSPDMYFPLSKDFGPTRPTYTELISGPEGITGILMVLCMAVAFTLATRWFRRSIFLYLVHHWYLKSTWMYLAVPVSLYAGERILRSLRSSYYSVRLLKVAIYPGNVLTLQMSKPPAFRYESGQYMYVQCPAVSPFEWHPFSITSAPSDSYLSVHIRQLGDWTRELKRVFAEACEPAAAEKSGLLRVDGTTKRSVPKLLIDGPFGAPAQDYKNYDVLLLVGLGIGATPFISILKDLLNNIVKTEEEEDAISDVHPNHGDTDLATVVRTPTKPKRNLKTTNAYFYWVTREQGSFDWFKGVMNEVAELDQRGVIEMHNYLTSVYEEGDARSALITMISALNHAKNGVDIVSGTRVRTHFGRPRWKKVFSKTCSKHPLAKIGVFYCGAPVLAQELGRLCYEFNQKGTTKFEFHKEHF comes from the exons ATGAGGGGATCGACGACGAAGCACGACGATGGTGGTGTGTGGGGATCGGATCCGGTCCCCGCGCGAAGGGCGCTGAGCGCCGATTCGTCGCCGATCTCgtcggcgaggaggaggagcctcCTCATCggcaacgacgacgacgacgaggaggaggaggaggaggaggagctcgtGGAGGTCACCCTCGACCTCCGCGACGACGACACCCTCGTCCTCCGCAGCGTCGCCCCCGCCGccccggcgacggcgacgacgacgacgacgcctccgCCGATGTTCGCGATGCGGCGAAGCGCTTCGCaccaccgcctcctcctccgccgcttctCGCGGGAGCTGCGCGCGAGGCAGGTCCCGCTCGACCTCAAGGCGGAGCTGCTCCGCTTCTCCCGCAACCTCGGCCTTCGCCTCCGCGgccgcgccggcgccggcgccggcgtcgtcggcgccggcggaggcggaggcggcgcggcggtggaggcggcgCTGGCGGCGCGCGCGGCGCGGCGCGAGCGGGCGATGGCGGCGCGGGAGCGGGCGCGGGATCGGGCGCGCGCGGGGGCGGCGCGCGGCGCGATCCGCGGGCTCCGGTTCATCAGCCGGAGCCGCGCCGACGCGTGGGGCGAGGTCGAGGGAAGCTTCGAGAAGCTCGCGCGCGACGGGTTCCTCTCCCGCTCCGATTTCGCTCAATGCATCG GAATGATGGAATCGAAGGAGTTCGCGTCGGAGTTATTCGACACGCTGATGCGGAGGAAGGggatgaagaaggagaaggtgaGCAAAGATGAGCTCTGGGAGATGTGGTCGCAGATCACCGACCAAAGCTTCGACTCTCGCCTCCAAATCTTCTTTGACAT GGTGGATAAGAACGCGGATGGGCGGGTAACAGAGGGGGAAGTTAAAGAG ATAATAATGCTTAGCGCCTCGGCCAATAAGCTGTCGAGGCTCAAAGAACAAGCCGAGGAATACGCAGCTCTAATCATGGAGGAGTTGGATCCCGAAGCACTCGGCTACATCGAG TTATGGCAACTGGAAACTCTCTTGCTGCAAAAGGACACATACCTGAACTACAGCCAAGCTCTGAGCTACACAAGCCAAGCACTTAGCCAGAACTTGGTGGGACTAACAGGGAAGGGCCCTATTCACATTCTAAGCACAAAGCTCGGTTACTACTTGGAGGACAATTGGAAGCGCCTGTGGGTGCTGACACTATGGATCGCGGTTATGGTGGCGCTTTTCACGTGGAAGTTCATCCAGTATCGGAACCGATACGCATTCCAGGTGATGGGGTACTGCTTGGCCACTGCGAAAGGCGCTGCAGAGACATTGAAGCTCAACATGGCCCTCATTCTCCTTCCCGTGTGCCGGAACACCATTACTTGGTTGCGGTCAACCAGTGCTTCTCGCGTTTTGCCTTTCGATGATAACATCAACTTCCACAAG ACCATTGCAGCGGCAATTGTGGTTGGAATAATCCTTCACGCCGGTAACCACCTCTCCTGCGACTTCCCTAGGCTCATCTCCTCCTCTCCTGACATGTACTTTCCCCTCTCCAAAGACTTCGGTCCGACAAGGCCCACGTACACGGAGCTCATCAGCGGTCCAGAAGGCATAACCGGGATCCTCATGGTCCTATGCATGGCGGTGGCATTCACTCTCGCCACACGTTGGTTCCGACGTAGCATA TTTCTCTACCTTGTCCACCATTGGTACCTGAAATCA ACCTGGATGTATCTTGCTGTTCCTGTTTCTCTGTATGCAGGGGAGAGGATCCTAAGAAGCCTCCGATCTAGCTATTATTCCGTTCGCCTGCTAAAG GTTGCTATATACCCTGGTAATGTTTTGACATTGCAAATGTCTAAGCCTCCGGCATTTCGCTACGAGAGTGGACAGTATATGTATGTTCAGTGCCCTGCAGTTTCACCCTTCGAATG GCATCCTTTCTCAATAACTTCAGCGCCAAGTGATAGCTATCTCAGTGTTCACATCCGACAATTAGGAGATTGGACACGAGAGCTCAAGCGGGTCTTTGCAGAGGCTTGTGAacccgcggcggcggagaaaaGTGGCCTCCTTAGAGTGGATGGCACTACCAAGAGAAG CGTACCAAAGCTCTTGATCGACGGGCCTTTTGGTGCACCAGCTCAGGACTACAAGAACTATGATGTGTTACTACTCGTCGGACTAGGAATCGGAGCAACGCCTTTCATCAGCATATTGAAAGATCTGCTTAACAACATTGTGAAAACAGAGGAGGAAGAA GATGCTATATCAGATGTTCATCCGAATCACGGAGATACTGATCTGGCCACAGTTGTGAGGACTCCAACAAAACCAAAGCGAAATCTCAAGACGACGAATGCGTATTTCTACTGGGTAACACGCGAACAAGGCTCTTTCGATTGGTTTAAGGGAGTTATGAATGAGGTTGCTGAATTAGATCAAAGG GGCGTAATCGAGATGCACAACTATCTGACAAGCGTGTACGAAGAAGGGGATGCTCGATCTGCGCTAATAACCATGATTTCAGCTCTCAACCACGCGAAGAATGGTGTAGATATAGTCTCTGGAACCAGA GTACGAACGCATTTTGGGAGGCCCAGATGGAAGAAGGTTTTCTCCAAAACATGCTCTAAGCACCCATTAGCCAAGATTG GAGTATTCTACTGCGGAGCCCCAGTACTGGCGCAAGAACTAGGCAGACTTTGCTATGAGTTCAATCAAAAAGGCACCACCAAATTTGAATTCCACAAGGAGCATTTCTAA
- the LOC109713187 gene encoding golgin candidate 4-like: MRSSISNYRESLSRIASEVLDGEDELEIPESRGEVSPVSARRFPRRSSRATPPHGSPVGNGADSEAHGEIAKYKEEIQKLQASEAEIKALSFNYAAMLKEKEEQLSKLHEENESLRRSLETKVTSEQSLAKVQRHATGDNSRFGSHAGNVNIPKKDGYSNGSAQAVALNGMHKPASSLGIEKEYLDVLEEKNRSLAGRQANLESQIKQLRSQLENEQEKATILKQKLEDEYQHNSSFERELQEIKADKEKASTEMKELRKELNEKVSELRRVQEELNRRGSEEVSDESLQHLRSVILNLQKENAQLKLEKGELEANLKLMTSTAGKKGDEAFDTQNEEPDWHKVKEEMSLTIHTLEEALKETRKERDKTLHQLDRLKQHLLDKEQEDSEKMDEDTKMIEELRANCEYQKNHILQLERALKQEIAKREDIKKLTNDELQKSNEIIHDLKQKLTSCMSALESKNIELVNLQTALGQYYAESEAKERLGRDLASAREELSKVSESLKVANQQLELSIKEKEEIAAKLSQSERILAEGRHSMQKLEEDNSRLRRALEQSMTTLNRMSLDSDNYVDRRIVIKLLVTYFQRNHSKEVLDLMVRMLGFSEEDKQRIGFAQHAAGKGVVRGVLGLPGRLVGGILGGHSQETSTKMPSENQSFADLWVDFLLKETEERERRESAEASRVSSNTQEKSTTSPSTSNASNLPPVYPSTNQTFSSSKQSQLLQHPDTEFATVPLTSSTDQSERNLLSRPPPRYSY, translated from the exons ATGCGGAGTTCGATCTCCAACTACAGGGAGAGCCTCTCCCGGATCGCGAGCGAGGTCTTGGACGGCGAGGACGAGCTCGAGATCCCCGAATCCCGAGGCGAGGTCTCGCCCGTCTCTGCGCGCCGCTTCCCGCGGCGATCCTCGCGGGCGACGCCGCCGCACGGCTCGCCGGTGGGCAATGGGGCCGATTCCGAGGCTCATGGCGAG ATTGCAAAATACAAAGAAGAAATTCAGAAGCTTCAAGCATCTGAGGCTGAAATCAAGGCGCTTTCTTTTAATTATGCGGCGATGTTGAAGGAGAAAGAG GAGCAGCTTTCTAAATTACATGAAGAGAATGAATCTTTGAGAAGAAGTCTGGAAACAAAA GTAACTTCTGAACAATCACTTGCTAAAGTACAGCGGCATGCTACTGGAGATAATTCTCGTTTTGGAAGCCATGCAGGGAATGTTAATATCCCCAAAAAGGATGGATATAGCAATGGTTCTGCACAAGCTGTTGCACTAAATGGCATGCATAAACCTGCAAGCTCACTGGGGATCGAAAAG GAATATTTAGATGTGTTGGAAGAAAAAAACAGATCTTTGGCAGGAAGACAAGCTAATCTCGaatctcaaattaaacaatTGAGGTCACAACTCGAGAATGAGCAAGAAAAGGCAACAATCTTAAAGCAGAAGTTAGAAG atGAATACCAGCACAACTCATCTTTCGAAAGGGAGCTTCAGGAAATAAAGGCGGACAAGGAGAAg GCCTCAACTGAAATGAAAGAGTTGCGCAAGGAGCTAAATGAGAAAGTATCAGAATTAAGACGAGTCCAAGAGGAGTTAAACAGAAGGGGCAGTGAAGAAGTATCAGATGAATCTCTACAGCATTTGAGAAGTGTGATATTGAATCTACAGAAAGAAAATGCCCAACTAAAG TTAGAGAAGGGCGAGCTTGAAGCAAATCTGAAACTTATGACGAGTACAGCTGGGAAAAAAGGTGATGAAGCTTTTGATACTCAGAACGAGGAGCCTGACTGGCACAAG GTCAAAGAAGAGATGTCATTGACCATACATACATTGGAGGAAGCACTAAAAGAAACTCGCAAAGAACGTGACAAAACATTGCACCAATTGGATCGGCTAAAGCAGCATCTGCTAGATAAA GAGCAAGAAGATTCAGAAAAGATGGATGAAGATACCAAAATGATTGAAGAACTCAGAGCAAATTGTGAATACCAAAAAAACCATATATTGCAGTTGGAAAGGGCCTTGAAGCAGGAGATAGCTAAGAGGGAGGATATTAAGAAGCTAACAAATGATGAACTTCAGAAGTCAAATGAAATTATCCATGATTTAAAGCAAAAACTCACGAGCTGTATGAGCGCACTTGAATCTAAAAATATCGAACTGGTTAATCTTCAGACGGCCCTTGGACAATACTATGCTGAGAGTGAAGCTAAG GAACGACTTGGAAGAGATTTGGCATCAGCAAGAGAAGAACTTTCTAAAGTCTCTGAATCTTTAAAG GTTGCAAATCAGCAGCTCGAACTATCAATAAAGGAGAAGGAAGAGATAGCTGCTAAACTTTCGCAAAGTGAAAGAATTTTGGCAGAGGGCAGGCACTCAATGCAGAAGCTTGAGGAAGACAATTCAAGACTACGCCGAGCCTTAGAGCAGAGTATGACGACACTGAATAGAATGTCGCTGGATTCAGATAATTATGTTGACAG GCGCATAGTGATAAAGTTGCTGGTGACCTATTTCCAGAGAAATCATAGCAAAGag GTTCTGGATCTTATGGTTCGCATGCTAGGGTTTTCGGAAGAAGATAAACAAAGAATAGGTTTTGCTCAACATGCTGCGGGCAAAGGTGTTGTTAGAGGAGTTTTGGGTCTACCAGGGCGTCTTGTTGGAGGAATTCTGGGCGGACACTCGCAAGAAACATCTACTAAAATGCCTTCTGAAAATCAG TCGTTTGCGGACCTGTGGGTCGACTTTCTTCTCAAGGAAAccgaagaaagagagagaagggaatcTGCGGAAGCTTCTAGAGTTTCATCAAACACACAGGAGAAAAGCACCACCAGTCCTAGCACCAGTAATGCTTCTAATCTTCCCCCTGTTTATCCCTCAACAAACCAAACATTTAGCTCTTCAAAACAAAGCCAACTACTCCAACACCCTGACACCGAATTCGCGACCGTGCCGCTTACATCCTCTACGGATCAATCGGAACGAAATCTGCTCTCAAGACCGCCTCCAAGATACTCGTATTAG
- the LOC109724498 gene encoding delta(8)-fatty-acid desaturase 2-like: MCSLAPQQPKNICVLRNEQINVSVWHLVFSLAIYYYIISRENNDNDDAAGGPKAVRCVSTEELRKHSTASDLWIAIGGKVYDVTRWLPSHPGGDLPLLSLAGSDATDAFLAYHPPSAFPLLPRFLVGRLSDPAVSPASADYRRLCSQFSRLGLFRPSPLLPSLSLLAMLALLLSAVLLVRLSPSPLAHLLSGALVGLLWIQSGWMGHDSGHYPILPSRGLNRLLQICSGNCVTGISIAWWKRNHNAHHIACNSLDFDPDLQHLPLFAVSPRLFAPLFSVFYRRTMPFGAAARLLVSYQHLTFYPVMCVARVNLLAQSGILLLSGRNVPNRLQEIAGVAVFWVWYPLLVSCLPDWRERAAFVLASFAVTGIQHVQFCLNHFSSEVFVGPPAGNDWFERQTMASLDISCPPWMDWFHGGLQFQVEHHLFPRIPRCRLRKIAPFVRDLCKKHNLPYATASFWEANAMTIRTLRAAAMQARNAKNAAPKNLLWEALNTHG, from the exons ATGTGCTCTCTCGCACCACAGCAACCTAAAAATATCTGCGTCCTGAGAAATGAACAAATTAATGTTTCTGTCTGGCATCTCGTGTTCTCGCTCGCT ATCTACTACTACATTATTTCTCGCGAGAACAACGACAACGACGATGCCGCCGGCGGTCCCAAAGCGGTGCGGTGCGTGAGCACGGAGGAGCTGCGGAAGCACAGCACGGCGTCGGACCTGTGGATCGCGATCGGGGGGAAGGTGTACGACGTGACGCGGTGGCTGCCGTCGCACCCGGGCGGCGACCTCCCCCTCCTGAGCCTGGCCGGCAGCGACGCCACGGACGCCTTCCTCGCCTACCACCCGCCGTCCGCCTTCCCGCTCCTCCCCCGCTTCCTCGTGGGCCGGCTGTCCGACCCGGCCGTCTCCCCGGCGTCCGCCGACTACCGCCGGCTCTGCTCCCAGTTCTCCCGCCTCGGCCTCTTCCGCCCCTCCCCGCtcctcccctccctctccctcctcgccatgctcgccctcctcctctccgccgtCCTCCTCGTCCGCCTCTCCCCCTCCCCGCTCGCCCACCTGCTGTCCGGCGCGCTCGTCGGCCTCCTCTGGATCCAGTCCGGCTGGATGGGCCACGACTCCGGCCACTACCCCATCCTCCCCTCCCGGGGCCTCAACCGCCTCCTCCAGATCTGCTCCGGCAACTGCGTCACCGGCATCAGCATCGCCTGGTGGAAGCGCAACCACAACGCCCACCACATCGCCTGCAACAGCCTCGACTTCGACCCCGACCTGCAGCACCTCCCCCTCTTCGCCGTCTCCCCGCGCCTCTTCGCCCCGCTCTTCTCCGTCTTCTACCGCCGGACCATGCCCTTCGGCGCCGCCGCCCGGCTGCTCGTCAGCTACCAGCACCTCACCTTCTACCCCGTCATGTGCGTCGCCCGCGTCAACCTCCTCGCGCAGTCCGGCATCCTCCTGCTCTCCGGGCGCAACGTGCCCAACCGCCTCCAGGAGATCGCCGGCGTCGCCGTCTTCTGGGTCTGGTACCCTCTGCTCGTCTCCTGCCTGCCCGACTGGCGGGAGCGCGCCGCCTTCGTCCTCGCCAGCTTCGCCGTCACCGGGATCCAGCACGTGCAGTTCTGCCTCAACCACTTCTCGTCGGAGGTCTTCGTCGGCCCGCCGGCCGGGAACGACTGGTTCGAGAGGCAGACCATGGCCAGCCTCGACATCTCCTGCCCGCCCTGGATGGACTGGTTCCACGGCGGCCTGCAGTTCCAGGTCGAGCACCACCTCTTCCCGCGAATTCCCCGCTGCCGCCTCAGGAAGATCGCGCCTTTCGTCAGGGATCTCTGCAAGAAGCACAACTTGCCCTACGCCACCGCTTCTTTCTGGGAGGCCAATGCCATGACCATCCGGACCCTCCGCGCCGCCGCCATGCAGGCCCGCAATGCTAAGAACGCGGCTCCGAAGAACCTGCTGTGGGAGGCTCTCAACACCCAtggatga